A single genomic interval of Chryseobacterium paludis harbors:
- a CDS encoding baeRF3 domain-containing protein — MSLQEKLQKLANERNEPCVSISLSTHRTFPENQQDEIILKNLVKEAENRVIDEYGKRPAAGVLEKLEKIADKVDHQYNLDSLHIFLSKDTEEIIKSTWTSRGNVAEIDEKFAVRPLIKAAVRAQEYLILLLTQNGTKLYEALNDSIINEIREEGFPFPQNPFYITHSDVRSDSKQVDNQIREYFNRVDKSIVEISKKSNLNVIVVSTADNYSKLLEVADIPKIYIGHDNKSYVSAEEHHIVEQAYEIIKARQKESRTLAIEEIKEAVPRGTVLTDLQEIYQAALDGRGDLLIVHQDYEQPVKMVDDRTFEYVDDSKEQDAVDDIVSIIAWEVFSKKGRVHFTQQDGLLDLGKIVLKTRY, encoded by the coding sequence ATGTCATTACAAGAAAAATTACAAAAACTCGCCAATGAAAGAAATGAACCATGTGTAAGCATTTCATTAAGCACACACAGAACATTTCCTGAAAACCAACAAGATGAGATCATTTTAAAAAATTTGGTAAAAGAAGCGGAAAATCGGGTTATTGATGAATATGGAAAAAGACCTGCTGCAGGAGTTTTAGAAAAACTGGAAAAGATTGCAGATAAAGTTGATCACCAATATAATCTTGATAGTTTACATATCTTCTTATCCAAGGATACGGAAGAAATTATAAAATCTACATGGACATCAAGAGGCAATGTTGCTGAGATAGATGAGAAATTTGCAGTGAGACCCCTTATTAAGGCAGCAGTACGAGCCCAGGAATACCTTATCTTATTATTAACACAGAATGGAACAAAATTATATGAAGCGTTAAATGACTCTATTATAAACGAAATTCGTGAAGAAGGATTTCCATTTCCACAGAACCCTTTTTATATCACCCATTCAGATGTAAGAAGTGACTCAAAACAGGTCGATAATCAGATAAGAGAATATTTTAACAGGGTTGATAAATCAATTGTTGAAATTAGCAAAAAATCAAATCTGAATGTTATTGTAGTCAGTACAGCGGATAATTATAGTAAACTTCTTGAAGTTGCAGATATCCCCAAGATATACATAGGCCACGATAATAAAAGTTATGTTTCTGCGGAAGAGCATCATATTGTCGAACAAGCTTATGAAATTATTAAAGCTCGACAAAAGGAAAGTCGTACACTAGCAATAGAAGAAATTAAAGAAGCTGTTCCACGGGGAACTGTTCTTACAGATCTACAGGAAATTTATCAGGCTGCATTAGATGGGAGGGGAGATTTACTGATCGTTCATCAGGATTATGAACAACCAGTAAAAATGGTAGATGATCGGACATTTGAATATGTAGATGATTCTAAAGAGCAGGATGCAGTTGATGATATTGTATCCATAATTGCATGGGAAGTATTTTCTAAAAAAGGAAGAGTGCACTTCACCCAACAGGATGGGCTTTTGGATCTTGGAAAGATTGTATTAAAAACGAGATACTAA